One Aphidius gifuensis isolate YNYX2018 linkage group LG3, ASM1490517v1, whole genome shotgun sequence DNA window includes the following coding sequences:
- the LOC122852684 gene encoding plasma membrane calcium-transporting ATPase 2 isoform X6, with the protein MATIDGRPAQYGITLKQLRELMEHRGREGVGKIQGYGGVQEICKKLYTSPSDGLSGSSADMEHRRETFGSNSIPPKPPKTFVQLVWEAIQDVTLIILIIAAVVSLGLSLYKPPASEHNESGAHLDEDETKYGWIEGLAILVSVIVVVLVTAFNDYSKERQFRGLQNRIEGEHKFSVIRQGEVKQISVSDIVVGDICQVKYGDLLPADGILIQSNDLKVDESSLTGESDHVKKGEAFDPMVLSGTHVMEGSGKMLVAAVGVNSQAGIIFTLLGAAVDQQEQEIKKMKKEAKKQRKKKSLSGEEAGEITSNSHGGSGVQHEFTDNHRGQSEGGGGGGGHSDEKKEKSVLQAKLTKLAIQIGYAGSMIAFLTVIVLIVHFVIKTFVLEKKQFDPVYVNDFVKFFIIGVTVLVVAVPEGLPLAVTLSLAYSVKKMMKDNNLVRHLDACETMGNATAICSDKTGTLTTNRMTVVQTYLCEKLSKTVPPFSDVPNNIGNLLIQAISVNSSYTSRIMPGQDPSELPMQVGNKTECALLGLVLAFGQNYQTIRDDIPEETFTRVYTFNSVRKSMSTVIPKQGGGYRLFTKGASEIIMKRCAFIYGRDGHLEKFTRDMQDRLVKNVIEPMACDGLRTISIAYRDFVPGKAEINQVHCDGEPNWDDEENIVANLTCLGIVGIEDPVRPEVPDAIRKCQKAGITVRMVTGDNINTARSIAVKCGILKPNDEFLILEGKEFNRRVRDANGEVQQHLLDKVWPKLRVLARSSPTDKYTLVKGMIDSNVTASREVVAVTGDGTNDGPALKKADVGFAMGIAGTDVAKEASDIILTDDNFSSIVKAVMWGRNVYDSIAKFLQFQLTVNVVAVIVAFFGACIIQDSPLKAVQMLWVNLIMDTLASLALATELPTPDLLLRKPHGRTKPLISRTMMKNILGQAVYQLTVIFGLLFVGDKFLDIPTGVKSTSKIPNQHFTIIFNTFVMMTMFNELNARKIHGQRNVFQGVFTNPIFYTIWIGTCLSQVVIIQFGGMAFSTAPLSVEQWLWCIFFGVGTLLWGQIVTTFPTRSIPKILSWGRGQPDDIGAINLGDEKFDPDSDKKPRAGQILWIRGLTRLQTQIRVVNAFRQGLDSRYGEQSTLAFAEVLRKQSSLSKRHSQTSSIDYADNLPDDLTVPEIDVERLSSHSHTETAV; encoded by the exons ATGGCGACGATAGATGGGCGGCCTGCCCAATATGGCATCACCTTAAAACAACTTCGAGAGCTTATGGAACATCGTGGTCGTGAAGGTGTTGGTAAAATTCAGGGCTATGGTGGTGTACAggaaatatgtaaaaaattatatacctcACCCAGTGATG gcCTCAGTGGGTCATCAGCGGATATGGAACACAGGCGTGAAACATTTGGATCAAATTCAATACCTCCAAAACCACCAAAAACATTTGTACAATTAGTGTGGGAAGCTATACAAGATGTTACTTTAATCATTCTTATAATTGCAGCTGTTGTTTCATTAGGTCTTAGTCTTTATAAACCTCCAGCAAGTGAACATAATGAAAGTGGTG ctcATTTGGATGAAGATGAAACAAAATATGGCTGGATTGAGGGTCTTGCTATTTTAGTTtctgttattgttgttgtattagtAACAGCATTCAAtgattattcaaaagaaaGACAATTTCGTGGTCTTCAAAATAGGATAGAAGGAGAACATAAATTTTCAGTTATTCGACAAGGAGAAGTTAAACAAATATCTGTATCTGATATTGTTGTTGGTGATATTTGTCag gTCAAATATGGTGACTTGTTGCCAGCAGATGGTATTCTCATACAGAGTAACGATCTCAAGGTTGATGAATCCAGTTTGACTGGTGAATCAGATCATGTCAAAAAAGGAGAAGCTTTTGATCCCATGGTGTTATCTg gTACTCATGTGATGGAAGGCTCTGGAAAAATGTTAGTTGCTGCTGTTGGTGTTAATTCACAAGCTGGTattattttcactttattGGGTGCTGCTGTTGATCAACAAGAAcaggaaattaaaaaaatgaaaaaag AGGCTAAAAAGCAGAGGAAGAAGAAATCTCTATCAG gTGAAGAAGCTGGTGAAATAACAAGCAACAGTCATGGAGGAAGTGGTGTACAACATGAATTTACGGATAATCATCGTGGACAATCTgaaggtggtggtggtggtggtggacatagtgatgaaaaaaaagaaaaaagtgtaTTACAAgcaaaattaacaaaacttGCAATACAAATTGGCTATGCTGGTTCAATGATAGCATTTTTAAcagttattgttttaattgtacattttgttataaaaacatttgtattggaaaaaaaacaattcgaTCCAGTTTATGTCAATGATTTTGTTAAGTTCTTCATTATTGGTGTAACAGTGCTTGTTGTTGCTGTACCAGAAGGTCTTCCTCTAGCTGTTACTCTGTCACTTGCTTATTCAGTCAAg AAAATGATGAAAGATAACAATTTAGTACGACATTTGGATGCTTGTGAAACAATGGGTAATGCAACAGCAATTTGTTCTGATAAAACAGGCACATTAACAACAAATCGTATGACTGTTGTACAAACATATTTAtgtgaaaaattaagtaaaacaGTACCACCATTCTCTGATGTACCAAATAATATTGGAAACTTATTAATTCAGGCAATATCTGTTAATTCATCATATACATCGAGAATAATGCCAGGACAAGATCCATCTGAATTACCAATGCAAGTTGGTAATAAAACTGAATGTGCCTTACTTGGACTTGTATTGGCATTTGGccaaaattatcaaacaataaGAGATGATATACCTGAAGAAACATTTACACGTGTTTATACATTTAACAGTGTACGTAAAAGTATGTCAACAGTTATACCAAAACAAGGTGGTGGTTATAGATTATTTACAAAAGGTGCatctgaaataataatgaaaagatGTGCATTTATTTATGGACGTGATGGACATTTGGAAAAATTTACACGTGATATGCAAGATCGTTTagttaaaaatgttattgaaCCAATGGCATGTGATGGTTTACGTACAATATCAATAGCATATCGTGATTTTGTACCAGGTAAAGCTGAAATAAATCAAGTACATTGTGATGGTGAACCAAATTgggatgatgaagaaaatattgttGCTAATTTAACATGTCTTGGTATTGTTGGTATTGAAGATCCAGTTAGACCAGAAGTACCAGATGCAATACGTAAATGTCAAAAAGCTGGTATAACAGTACGTATGGTTACtggtgataatattaatacagcACGTTCAATTGCTGTTAAATGTGGTATATTAAAACCAAATGATGAATTTCTTATTCTTGAGGGTAAAGAATTTAATAGACGTGTTAGAGATGCTAATGGTGAAGTACAACAACATTTACTTGATAAAGTATGGCCAAAATTACGTGTACTTGCACGTTCATCACCAACAGATAAATATACACTTGTTAAAGGTATGATTGATAGTAATGTAACAGCAAGTCGTGAAGTTGTTGCTGTTACTGGTGATGGTACAAATGATGGTCCAGCATTAAAAAAGGCTGATGTTGGTTTTGCAATGGGTATTGCTGGTACTGATGTTGCAAAAGAAGCTTCCGATATAATATTaactgatgataatttttcatcaattgtcAAGGCTGTTATGTGGGGAAGAAATGTTTATGATAGTATTGccaaatttttacaatttcaatTGACAGTTAATGTTGTTGCTGTTATTGTTGCATTTTTTGGTGCATGTATTATACAAGATTCACCATTAAAAGCTGTACAAATGTTGTgggttaatttaattatggaTACATTAGCATCACTTGCATTAGCAACTGAATTACCAACACctgatttattattacgtAAACCACATGGACGTACGAAACCACTTATATCAAGgacaatgatgaaaaatatacttgGTCAAGCAGTATATCAATTGACTGTTATTTTTGGTCTTCTTTTTGTTg gTGACAAATTTCTTGATATCCCAACTGGTGTTAAATCAACATCAAAAATACCAAATCaacattttacaataatattcaatacaTTCGTTATGATGACTATGTTTAACGAATTGAATGCCCGTAAAATTCATGGTCAACGTAATGTCTTCCAGGGAGTATTCACAAATCCTATCTTCTATACAATTTGGATTGGAACATGCTTATCACAA gTTGTCATCATTCAATTTGGTGGAATGGCATTCAGCACAGCACCATTGAGTGTAGAACAATGGTTATGGTGTATCTTCTTTGGAGTTGGTACATTGCTGTGGGGACAAATTGTTACAACTTTTCCAACGAGAAGTATTCCCAAAATACTTTc
- the LOC122852684 gene encoding plasma membrane calcium-transporting ATPase 3 isoform X8, translating to MATIDGRPAQYGITLKQLRELMEHRGREGVGKIQGYGGVQEICKKLYTSPSDGLSGSSADMEHRRETFGSNSIPPKPPKTFVQLVWEAIQDVTLIILIIAAVVSLGLSLYKPPASEHNESGAHLDEDETKYGWIEGLAILVSVIVVVLVTAFNDYSKERQFRGLQNRIEGEHKFSVIRQGEVKQISVSDIVVGDICQVKYGDLLPADGILIQSNDLKVDESSLTGESDHVKKGEAFDPMVLSGTHVMEGSGKMLVAAVGVNSQAGIIFTLLGAAVDQQEQEIKKMKKEAKKQRKKKSLSGEEAGEITSNSHGGSGVQHEFTDNHRGQSEGGGGGGGHSDEKKEKSVLQAKLTKLAIQIGYAGSMIAFLTVIVLIVHFVIKTFVLEKKQFDPVYVNDFVKFFIIGVTVLVVAVPEGLPLAVTLSLAYSVKKMMKDNNLVRHLDACETMGNATAICSDKTGTLTTNRMTVVQTYLCEKLSKTVPPFSDVPNNIGNLLIQAISVNSSYTSRIMPGQDPSELPMQVGNKTECALLGLVLAFGQNYQTIRDDIPEETFTRVYTFNSVRKSMSTVIPKQGGGYRLFTKGASEIIMKRCAFIYGRDGHLEKFTRDMQDRLVKNVIEPMACDGLRTISIAYRDFVPGKAEINQVHCDGEPNWDDEENIVANLTCLGIVGIEDPVRPEVPDAIRKCQKAGITVRMVTGDNINTARSIAVKCGILKPNDEFLILEGKEFNRRVRDANGEVQQHLLDKVWPKLRVLARSSPTDKYTLVKGMIDSNVTASREVVAVTGDGTNDGPALKKADVGFAMGIAGTDVAKEASDIILTDDNFSSIVKAVMWGRNVYDSIAKFLQFQLTVNVVAVIVAFFGACIIQDSPLKAVQMLWVNLIMDTLASLALATELPTPDLLLRKPHGRTKPLISRTMMKNILGQAVYQLTVIFGLLFVGDKFLDIPTGVKSTSKIPNQHFTIIFNTFVMMTMFNELNARKIHGQRNVFQGVFTNPIFYTIWIGTCLSQVVIIQFGGMAFSTAPLSVEQWLWCIFFGVGTLLWGQIVTTFPTRSIPKILSSV from the exons ATGGCGACGATAGATGGGCGGCCTGCCCAATATGGCATCACCTTAAAACAACTTCGAGAGCTTATGGAACATCGTGGTCGTGAAGGTGTTGGTAAAATTCAGGGCTATGGTGGTGTACAggaaatatgtaaaaaattatatacctcACCCAGTGATG gcCTCAGTGGGTCATCAGCGGATATGGAACACAGGCGTGAAACATTTGGATCAAATTCAATACCTCCAAAACCACCAAAAACATTTGTACAATTAGTGTGGGAAGCTATACAAGATGTTACTTTAATCATTCTTATAATTGCAGCTGTTGTTTCATTAGGTCTTAGTCTTTATAAACCTCCAGCAAGTGAACATAATGAAAGTGGTG ctcATTTGGATGAAGATGAAACAAAATATGGCTGGATTGAGGGTCTTGCTATTTTAGTTtctgttattgttgttgtattagtAACAGCATTCAAtgattattcaaaagaaaGACAATTTCGTGGTCTTCAAAATAGGATAGAAGGAGAACATAAATTTTCAGTTATTCGACAAGGAGAAGTTAAACAAATATCTGTATCTGATATTGTTGTTGGTGATATTTGTCag gTCAAATATGGTGACTTGTTGCCAGCAGATGGTATTCTCATACAGAGTAACGATCTCAAGGTTGATGAATCCAGTTTGACTGGTGAATCAGATCATGTCAAAAAAGGAGAAGCTTTTGATCCCATGGTGTTATCTg gTACTCATGTGATGGAAGGCTCTGGAAAAATGTTAGTTGCTGCTGTTGGTGTTAATTCACAAGCTGGTattattttcactttattGGGTGCTGCTGTTGATCAACAAGAAcaggaaattaaaaaaatgaaaaaag AGGCTAAAAAGCAGAGGAAGAAGAAATCTCTATCAG gTGAAGAAGCTGGTGAAATAACAAGCAACAGTCATGGAGGAAGTGGTGTACAACATGAATTTACGGATAATCATCGTGGACAATCTgaaggtggtggtggtggtggtggacatagtgatgaaaaaaaagaaaaaagtgtaTTACAAgcaaaattaacaaaacttGCAATACAAATTGGCTATGCTGGTTCAATGATAGCATTTTTAAcagttattgttttaattgtacattttgttataaaaacatttgtattggaaaaaaaacaattcgaTCCAGTTTATGTCAATGATTTTGTTAAGTTCTTCATTATTGGTGTAACAGTGCTTGTTGTTGCTGTACCAGAAGGTCTTCCTCTAGCTGTTACTCTGTCACTTGCTTATTCAGTCAAg AAAATGATGAAAGATAACAATTTAGTACGACATTTGGATGCTTGTGAAACAATGGGTAATGCAACAGCAATTTGTTCTGATAAAACAGGCACATTAACAACAAATCGTATGACTGTTGTACAAACATATTTAtgtgaaaaattaagtaaaacaGTACCACCATTCTCTGATGTACCAAATAATATTGGAAACTTATTAATTCAGGCAATATCTGTTAATTCATCATATACATCGAGAATAATGCCAGGACAAGATCCATCTGAATTACCAATGCAAGTTGGTAATAAAACTGAATGTGCCTTACTTGGACTTGTATTGGCATTTGGccaaaattatcaaacaataaGAGATGATATACCTGAAGAAACATTTACACGTGTTTATACATTTAACAGTGTACGTAAAAGTATGTCAACAGTTATACCAAAACAAGGTGGTGGTTATAGATTATTTACAAAAGGTGCatctgaaataataatgaaaagatGTGCATTTATTTATGGACGTGATGGACATTTGGAAAAATTTACACGTGATATGCAAGATCGTTTagttaaaaatgttattgaaCCAATGGCATGTGATGGTTTACGTACAATATCAATAGCATATCGTGATTTTGTACCAGGTAAAGCTGAAATAAATCAAGTACATTGTGATGGTGAACCAAATTgggatgatgaagaaaatattgttGCTAATTTAACATGTCTTGGTATTGTTGGTATTGAAGATCCAGTTAGACCAGAAGTACCAGATGCAATACGTAAATGTCAAAAAGCTGGTATAACAGTACGTATGGTTACtggtgataatattaatacagcACGTTCAATTGCTGTTAAATGTGGTATATTAAAACCAAATGATGAATTTCTTATTCTTGAGGGTAAAGAATTTAATAGACGTGTTAGAGATGCTAATGGTGAAGTACAACAACATTTACTTGATAAAGTATGGCCAAAATTACGTGTACTTGCACGTTCATCACCAACAGATAAATATACACTTGTTAAAGGTATGATTGATAGTAATGTAACAGCAAGTCGTGAAGTTGTTGCTGTTACTGGTGATGGTACAAATGATGGTCCAGCATTAAAAAAGGCTGATGTTGGTTTTGCAATGGGTATTGCTGGTACTGATGTTGCAAAAGAAGCTTCCGATATAATATTaactgatgataatttttcatcaattgtcAAGGCTGTTATGTGGGGAAGAAATGTTTATGATAGTATTGccaaatttttacaatttcaatTGACAGTTAATGTTGTTGCTGTTATTGTTGCATTTTTTGGTGCATGTATTATACAAGATTCACCATTAAAAGCTGTACAAATGTTGTgggttaatttaattatggaTACATTAGCATCACTTGCATTAGCAACTGAATTACCAACACctgatttattattacgtAAACCACATGGACGTACGAAACCACTTATATCAAGgacaatgatgaaaaatatacttgGTCAAGCAGTATATCAATTGACTGTTATTTTTGGTCTTCTTTTTGTTg gTGACAAATTTCTTGATATCCCAACTGGTGTTAAATCAACATCAAAAATACCAAATCaacattttacaataatattcaatacaTTCGTTATGATGACTATGTTTAACGAATTGAATGCCCGTAAAATTCATGGTCAACGTAATGTCTTCCAGGGAGTATTCACAAATCCTATCTTCTATACAATTTGGATTGGAACATGCTTATCACAA gTTGTCATCATTCAATTTGGTGGAATGGCATTCAGCACAGCACCATTGAGTGTAGAACAATGGTTATGGTGTATCTTCTTTGGAGTTGGTACATTGCTGTGGGGACAAATTGTTACAACTTTTCCAACGAGAAGTATTCCCAAAATACTTTc